In one window of Lepidochelys kempii isolate rLepKem1 chromosome 27, rLepKem1.hap2, whole genome shotgun sequence DNA:
- the PRR15L gene encoding proline-rich protein 15-like protein, with the protein MAENYSWWKLTFLRKKKSTPKVLYESPDIYANENHQEATRTEVGSDDGAESEFNVRLEKIVDKNTKGKHVKVSNSGRFKEKKKVRSTLAENPNLFTDGEREEK; encoded by the coding sequence ATGGCAGAGAACTACAGCTGGTGGAAGCTCACCTTCCTGCGGAAGAAGAAATCCACCCCCAAGGTCCTGTACGAGAGCCCAGACATCTACGCCAACGAGAACCACCAGGAGGCCACACGGACAGAGGTGGGGAGTGATGATGGCGCCGAGAGTGAATTCAATGTCCGGCTGGAGAAGATCGTGGATAAGAACACAAAAGGCAAACATGTCAAGGTCTCCAACTCCGGGCGCTTCAAGGAGAAGAAGAAAGTGCGATCCACGCTGGCTGAAAACCCCAACCTCTTCACCGATGGTGAGCGGGAGGAGAAGTGA